A stretch of DNA from Pongo pygmaeus isolate AG05252 chromosome 3, NHGRI_mPonPyg2-v2.0_pri, whole genome shotgun sequence:
GAGTAAGATATGGGGAAGGGGCACGTGGTAGGACAGAGACCAGATGTGGTGCCGGCTCATTTGCCTGGCGCTTCCTCCATAGGCCTAATTAATTGGTAAACTCAGTTTACCACATGTTTCCATTGGCATGATGTCTTGCCATCTCATGTGCAAACACAGATGCTGCCACCTCATCAGATGACTTCAGGAGAAGCTATTTCTTCCTCTGGAGTGAGATTTTTGATGTGtgaatgacatttttttctttcctatgttGTGATTACACAGGCTTGCTTTGCGTCTCTGGTGAGTCAGGACTATGTCAATGGCACCGATCAGGAAGAAATTCGAACCGGTAAGCATTCCCTCTGTGTACACAATGTTCTTGGCTTCAGCAATATTTCCTAGTTGCTAATTTTGTACTTCATGTGTTTCAGTCCTGCTTTTATCCTAAGAGAACATTTCAGGGACTAAAATGTGTGCACATAATCTCTATGAGCTTCTGATTGTTGGTTCAGTTTATTAATTGACGTCTTGTATCACCCATAACGAATCATTTATAATGAACTTTTCGTATTAGTACTAGGTAAAGAAGAAGACCAATAGTGtgtactgctttttaaaaaaaattttattatttttggaataGGTCTTACAGAGAAAAGTCTCCTGTGCTTCTTTTTATTCCCCAAGTTCTGTCCCCAAAGGTAACCAGAGCTTCTGATTTCTTCGTACcgtattttacatgttttttttttttttgagacggagtttcacttttgtcacccaggctggagtgctcactgcaaccaccacctcacgggttcaggcaattctcctgtctcagcctcccgagtagctgggactacaggcatgcacttccatactcagctaattttgtatttttgtattttagtttcgccatgttgatcaggctggtctcgaactcctgacctctggtgatccacccgcctcagcctcccaaggtgttgggattacaggcgtgagccaccgcgcccggccttatatgtgccattttaactggaaatTATGTTGCTAATTGCTGGATCTCTGCAttgtctttttttggagacagagttcttGCTTTCCCTTTTAAGaaaagagtgcagtggcacgatctctgctcactgcaacctctgcctcctggtctgaagcaatcctcccatttcagccccccagtagctgggaccacagtgtgagccaccacatttggctaattttttttattttatttttttgtggagatgggatcttgctgtattgcccaggctggtcttgaactcctaggctcaagcaatcttactgcctcagcctcccaaagtgctgggattacaggtgtgagccaccatgcttggcctctgccttgtctttttttttttgagacggagtcttgctctgtcaccagtctggagtgcagtggcgcgatctcggctcactgcaacctttgactccctggttcaagcgattcttctgccgcagcctcttgagtagctggattacaggcgtgtgccaccacacccagctaatttttgtatttttaatagagacggggtttcaccatgttggccaggatgggctcaatctcctgacctcatgatccgcccacctcggcctcccagagtgctgtgattacaggcttgagccaccatgcccagctgcattgtctttttaaaaaagatctcaTGGCTTTTATGCTGTATtaaggtctctctctctttttttttaacctgagaaAAAAGCACAAATTATCTGCTGTTTAATGTTGGTTAACACATGAGAAGTGGGGGGTTATTATTACTGCTGTGGCCAAGATTAAAATCCCTGAGTTGTCCATGAGAAGGCTTTGTTTTTACATTCTGATTATTCATTTATGAGGGAGATAAATGAgtctattgtttttcttattttaataattttggtgctttttttttttttttaaggtgttgATCAGTGTATCCAGAAGTTTCTGGATATTGCAAGACAGACAGAAtgttttttcttacaaaaaagaTTGCAGTTATCTGTCCAGAAACCAGAGCAAGTTATCAAAGAGGTATGAACTCAATTTTCTCCTCAGCTCTATAGGAAGAACTAAGTGGTGCCAGGATTCCTTTTATGCTTTAAATGAGATGTACCCGTTTCCTGCGAGTTTCATTCAGGCTTTATAGGTCAGTGTGAAATGTGGCTGGTCATCCATGTTTGGGACAACCCGAACAAGAAGTAAAGCCAAGGAGTGGGGTCTGAAAGCAGAGTGTCAGACAGAACAGCTCTGATGTGACTTGTATCATACATTGGCCCTCAGGaaagatttttcttaaaagattCGGCCATgtgaaaaaaggataaaaagccACTAACATATATAGGCTTGTTCTGGACAAAAACTGAGATCTGTGTCCCCAGTTGCCTTACCCATTGCCTTGCACACAGGAATCCAAGGAATCAAAACGTAATGTTCGACCCAGGCTCCTGGAAACTCAGGATTTCGTTGATCTCAGTTGTTCTAATCTGGGGCATTTGGAAATGAGTTGGGGTTGCCATGATGACTTGGGAAGCTTTAATGGCATTGAATGGGTTGGGCCAGGACCTGCCCCATGCGATGTGGAAAAGTGAAGAATCGTCCTGCCCAAAAAGCCAGCGATGCCCTCAGTGAGAAACACTGAATTGAGATTATTGGTTGGGGGCAATTTTTGAAGTCCCAATTAATCAAAAAGTCTTTTCATTCATGATACCAGCTGTTgggggtagctattcttacagTTTATCATGTCAGATCATTTCCTGATGTGAATACTTGAATAACAGTGCAGGTATGTCCAAGACTGGGTTGTTAGTAAAGGATGTGATGCTGTTGTTCTTAAAAAGCTcttgaaaatgtaattttaacaGTTCATAATCTGAAGTGATAGATCAGTGGTGTGGATTTTTTTGTAAACAGTTGTTAACAAATGTTTCAGATTTTCAGTGTTTTAGGTTCTCAGCAGTAGCCTTTGGAGAGAGGTACTGGATGGCTGGGGACCAGGATGGGATAGagtctctgtattagtctgttttcacactgctgataaagacatatctgagactgggcaattcacaaaagaaaaaggtttaatggacttacagttcgacgtggctggggaggcctcacaatcatggcagaaggtgaaagacacatctcacatggcggcagacaagagaagagagtttgtgcaaggaaactcccatttttaaaaccatcagatctcgtgagatttattcactaccaggagaacagcatgggaaagacttgcccccatgattcaattacctctcaccaggttgctccctcaacacatgggaattgtaggagttacaattcaagatgagattgggtggggacacagccaaaccctatcaatCTGATTTCTTTTTGGCTGCCTTTTGAATTTTGTAACTTGCATATTACtttctataagaaaaataaacatgggccgggtgtggtggcttacacctgtaatcccagcactttgggaggctgaggcaggtggataacttgaggtcaggagttcgagattagcctggccaacatggcaaaaccacctctctactaaaaatataaaaattagctgggtgtggtggcatgtgcctgtgatcccagctactcaggaggttgaggcaggagaatcacttgaacctgggaggtagaggctgcagtgaggcaagaccacaccactgcactctagcctgggtgacagagcaagacttcgtctcaaaacaaacaaacaaacaaaaaaaccccataaaaACTTAGGTTAGAATCTGTCATTTGGGTTAATCAAATAATGGGGCCAAGCAGAGTAATGGGCTTAATATGGTTTAATGGGTTCTCTGTTTTGAATTGTTAGCCTCTTAACTAACCAGAACCGTATGTGTTTTTCCTGCGTTTGCTCTGACTTACTCCATTGCTTTCATCTGCAGGATGTGTCGGAACTAAGGAATGAATTACAGCGGAAAGATGCGCTAGTCCAAAAGCACTTGACAAAGCTGAGGCATTGGCAGCAGGTGCTGGAGGACATCAACGTGCAGCACAAAAAGCCCGCCGACATCCCTCAGGGCTCCTTGGCCTACCTGGAGCAGGCATCTGCCAACATCCCTGCACCTCTGAAGCCAACGTGAGCAAAGGGCAGAGGCAGTTGGCC
This window harbors:
- the MED28 gene encoding mediator of RNA polymerase II transcription subunit 28 gives rise to the protein MAAPLGGMFSGQPPGPPQAPPGLPGQASLLQAAPGAPRPSSSTLVDELESSFEACFASLVSQDYVNGTDQEEIRTGVDQCIQKFLDIARQTECFFLQKRLQLSVQKPEQVIKEDVSELRNELQRKDALVQKHLTKLRHWQQVLEDINVQHKKPADIPQGSLAYLEQASANIPAPLKPT